One genomic segment of bacterium includes these proteins:
- a CDS encoding glycosyl hydrolase-related protein: MQLTYHFISHSHWDREWYKTFETFRLDLVDMINALLDIFAADPEFKHFTLDGQTIVLEDYAAILPQRAAELQQLIQAGKISIGPWYILPDEYLVSGESTVRNLLIGKKVGAAYGPVMPVGYIPDSFSHLAMMPAILRGFEMDTAIVYRGFGGEPGQEKSEYRWRAPDGSEVLMIHLPPNGYGDAYLGENNDKAFRRKAQELKAILDPRATTPHRLCMNGGDHHFPEPYLPQALRVMTAQGEGEFIHSSIPAYVEAVKNHLREHQIELRQVEGELHWGFRYAFAVQSGVNSSRMYIKQANHAAEKLLTRYVEPLAMWATLAGRQQLFPMLEHGWKLLLQNHPHDSICGCSIDAVHREMMTRFEKVQQVGEAIIDKSVRRLHPDAWEGHESVLVFNPQMRNASQVVAAPVEFFRQKIVVGLNPTVRVRKPLPLIAGFCLRGEKGNEVPYQVLQHEPEGHGLRYSDYSYPSKRLTERFHVLLDAAQVPGLGFARYRVELQESMPVYHSSLRTQENVLENDFLRVEAQANGAINLQDKRTGEHFSGLHVFEDGGDAGDEYNYSYPRKDAVFTSHDAAASVTLVETGPLRATIEISLTLSLPEGLTESRRSRARRRVQLPIRTRVSLYHNQPWVEFQTTVENNAKDHRLRVLFPSGFRTNISYADSQFGLTRREHHAVNPAEYKIEVPTAVHPMQRGVTILEGERGLTIATAGMPEYELKAEEPGTLALTLLRCVARLSGGDLLTRPGGEAGWITYTPEAQCPGVHTFRYAIIPHTAPQFEAYGYVNEQLESFHLPFLAMRRGGDPAVDLAQFGMALSPSSLVVSACKPAEDEQGFILRVYNPTAASVPGELASACALRSVCLTNLNERDLQELQIEAGNRVRFEVGPGQILSLRLKFVVRL, translated from the coding sequence ATGCAACTGACATATCACTTCATCTCCCATTCCCACTGGGATCGCGAATGGTACAAAACCTTCGAAACCTTTCGCCTCGATCTCGTGGATATGATCAACGCGCTGCTCGATATTTTCGCGGCTGATCCGGAATTCAAGCATTTCACTCTCGACGGCCAGACCATCGTGCTCGAAGACTATGCTGCGATCCTGCCGCAACGCGCGGCTGAGTTGCAGCAACTGATTCAAGCAGGAAAGATTTCTATCGGGCCGTGGTACATTTTGCCGGACGAGTATCTGGTCTCCGGTGAATCCACCGTGCGCAATTTGCTCATCGGTAAAAAAGTGGGCGCTGCCTATGGGCCGGTGATGCCGGTGGGCTACATTCCCGACTCCTTCAGTCACCTCGCCATGATGCCGGCGATTTTGCGCGGCTTCGAGATGGACACGGCGATTGTCTATCGCGGTTTTGGCGGAGAACCGGGACAGGAAAAATCCGAATATCGCTGGCGTGCGCCGGACGGCTCTGAAGTGCTAATGATTCATCTGCCGCCCAACGGCTACGGCGATGCGTATCTCGGCGAAAACAATGACAAAGCCTTTCGCCGCAAAGCCCAGGAGCTGAAGGCGATTCTCGATCCGCGCGCCACCACCCCACATCGTTTGTGCATGAATGGCGGTGATCATCATTTCCCCGAGCCGTATTTGCCACAAGCGTTGCGCGTGATGACTGCACAGGGCGAAGGCGAATTCATCCACAGCAGCATCCCGGCTTATGTCGAAGCGGTCAAGAATCATTTGCGCGAACATCAAATTGAGTTGCGACAAGTCGAGGGCGAATTGCATTGGGGCTTTCGCTATGCCTTTGCGGTGCAGTCGGGCGTGAATTCCTCGCGCATGTACATCAAGCAAGCGAATCATGCCGCGGAGAAATTGCTCACGCGCTACGTCGAGCCGCTGGCCATGTGGGCAACGCTGGCAGGCCGGCAGCAGCTTTTCCCCATGCTGGAACACGGCTGGAAACTCCTGCTGCAGAATCATCCGCACGATTCGATTTGCGGCTGCAGCATCGATGCCGTGCATCGCGAAATGATGACGCGCTTCGAAAAAGTGCAGCAGGTGGGTGAAGCGATTATCGACAAGTCCGTGCGCCGGCTTCATCCCGATGCCTGGGAAGGCCATGAGAGTGTTTTGGTTTTCAATCCGCAGATGCGCAACGCCAGCCAGGTAGTGGCCGCGCCGGTCGAATTCTTCCGCCAAAAGATCGTGGTGGGATTGAATCCGACCGTGCGCGTCAGAAAGCCGCTGCCGCTCATTGCCGGTTTTTGCTTGCGCGGTGAAAAGGGCAATGAAGTGCCTTATCAAGTCTTGCAGCATGAACCCGAAGGGCACGGCTTGCGCTACAGCGACTATTCCTATCCTTCCAAACGGCTCACCGAACGCTTTCATGTGTTGCTCGATGCGGCGCAAGTTCCCGGTCTGGGCTTCGCGCGCTACCGCGTCGAATTGCAGGAAAGCATGCCGGTTTATCACAGCAGCTTGCGCACGCAGGAAAATGTTCTGGAAAATGATTTTCTGCGGGTGGAGGCGCAGGCCAATGGCGCCATCAACCTGCAGGACAAGCGCACCGGCGAACATTTCTCCGGCTTGCATGTGTTCGAAGACGGCGGCGATGCCGGCGATGAATACAATTATTCCTACCCGCGCAAGGATGCGGTTTTCACCTCGCACGACGCTGCGGCATCAGTGACCCTCGTAGAAACCGGACCTTTGCGCGCCACCATCGAGATCTCCCTCACGCTTTCTCTGCCTGAAGGCTTGACCGAGTCGCGCCGGAGCAGAGCGCGTCGCCGCGTACAACTGCCGATCCGCACGCGCGTGAGTCTATATCACAATCAGCCGTGGGTGGAATTTCAAACGACGGTGGAGAACAACGCAAAAGATCATCGCTTGCGCGTGTTGTTTCCGTCGGGATTTCGCACGAACATCAGTTATGCCGACAGTCAATTTGGCCTCACGCGGCGCGAGCATCATGCCGTCAATCCTGCTGAATACAAAATCGAAGTGCCGACGGCCGTGCATCCCATGCAGCGCGGCGTGACCATTCTGGAAGGCGAACGCGGTTTGACGATTGCCACGGCCGGGATGCCGGAGTATGAATTGAAAGCGGAAGAACCGGGTACGCTCGCCCTCACGTTGTTGCGTTGCGTCGCGCGGCTTTCCGGCGGCGATCTGCTCACACGGCCAGGCGGCGAAGCTGGCTGGATCACCTACACTCCCGAAGCACAATGCCCGGGCGTGCACACGTTTCGTTACGCGATTATTCCGCACACGGCGCCGCAGTTCGAAGCGTACGGCTATGTCAATGAACAGTTGGAGAGTTTTCATCTGCCTTTTTTGGCCATGCGACGAGGCGGCGATCCGGCGGTTGATCTCGCACAATTTGGCATGGCGCTTTCGCCCTCATCGCTCGTGGTCTCCGCATGCAAGCCGGCAGAGGATGAGCAAGGATTCATTTTGCGTGTGTATAATCCCACCGCTGCCAGCGTGCCGGGCGAATTGGCTTCAGCGTGTGCGCTGCGCTCGGTTTGCCTGACAAACCTCAACGAGCGTGATTTGCAGGAATTGCAGATTGAAGCGGGCAATCGCGTGCGGTTTGAAGTTGGGCCCGGGCAAATCCTTTCGTTGAGATTGAAGTTCGTAGTCCGCTTGTAG